The Odocoileus virginianus isolate 20LAN1187 ecotype Illinois chromosome 3, Ovbor_1.2, whole genome shotgun sequence genome includes a window with the following:
- the ABCA7 gene encoding phospholipid-transporting ATPase ABCA7 isoform X8 gives MAFWTQLMLLLWKNFLYRKRQPIQLLVELLWPLFLFFILVAVRHSHPPLEQHECHFPNKPLPSAGTIPWLQGLICNVNNTCFPWQTPGEEPGILSNFKDSLVSRLLADARTVLGGPSAHRMLASLRKLMPILKAARTARASEKAGLWQESLGSVLGQAQESMGSLVETAEDMAQEVNRTFQELALLKDIQEVWGLLGPQLFNFLNDSANIAMLQRLLQIQDKGRRQPRPGGGARVEALHAFLNPRSGGYSWQKAHADVGHLAVTLGRVMECVTLDRLEAAPSEAALVERALKLLSEHRFWAGIVFLGPEDSPDPAQSPGPGHVRIKIRMDIDDVTRTNKIKDRFWDPGPAADPLTDLRYVWGGFVYLQDLLERAAVRVLTGTTPHAGLYLQQMPYPCYVDDAFLRLLSRSLPLFLTLAWIYSVALTVKAVVREKETRLRYTMRAMGLSATALWLGWFLSCLGPFLLSTALLVLVLKLGDILPYSHPGVLFLFLAAFAVATVVQSFLLSAFFSRANLAAACGGLAYFVLYLPYVLCVAWRDQLPVGGRVAASLLSPVAFGFGCESLALLEEQGEGAQWHNMGTGPTADVFSLAQVSGLLLLDAALYGLATWYLEAVCPGEYGIPEPWNFPFRRSYWFGSQTPKGPAPILAVQDPKVLVEEAPPGLIPGVSIRGLEKRFPGNPQPALCGLSLDFYQGHITAFLGHNGAGKTTTMSILSGLFPPTAGSASVLGHDVRTSMAAIRPCLGVCPQYNILFDLLTVDEHVWFYGRLKGLSAAAMGPEQDRLLQDMGLIPKRHAQTHHLSGGMQRKLSVAIAFVGGSQVVILDEPTAGVDPTSRRGIWELLLKYREGRTLILSTHHLDEAELLGDRVAIVAGGRLCCCGSPLFLRRHLGSGYYLTLAKGPPPLATSKKGETGLKNSMDAGQKREPGGQASSAGAAQLWAIVQRQVPGTRLVKDLPHELVLALPYKGALDGSFAELFHDLDQRLGELGLAGYGISDTSLEEIFLKVVEDCAVDTGPEDGRPRQGSCLGISHPDATRQLQVPPEETALENGGLAGSAPETQALQGSGPATAGRVHSWALTCQQLRALLLKRFLLARRSRRGLFAQIVLPALFVGLALVFSLIAPPFGYYPALRLSPSMYGSQVSFFSDDTPGDPEHSRLVEALLEEAGLEEAYPKSNSSRAPACTRPALCHFSVPEVPADVAEVLASGNWTLESPSPACQCSQPGAHRLLPDCPAAAGGPPPPQAPTSSGEVVQNLTGRNLSDFLVKTYPRLVRQGLKTKKWVNEVRYGGFSLGGQDPGLPSGLEVGRSVEELRALLNPTPGEALDYLLNNLTAWAVGLDTQDGLKIWFNNKGWHAMVAFVNRANNALLHAHLPPGLSHHAHSITTLNHPLNLTKEQLSEAALMASSVDVLVSICVVFAMSFVPASFILVLIDERVTRAKHLQCMGGLPPTLYWLGNFLWDMCNYLVSACIVVLIFLAFQQRAYVAPANLPALLLLLLLYGWSITPLMYPASFFFSVPSTAYVVLTCINLFIGINGSMATFVLELFSDQKLQKVSRILKQVFLIFPHFCLGRGLIDMVRNQAMADAFERLGEGHFQSPLRWEVVGKNLLAMFIQGPIFLLFTLLLQHHNRLLPQPRLRPLPALGEEDEDVARERERVVQGATQGDVLVLRDLTKVYPGQRTPAVDRLCLGIPPGECFGLLGVNGAGKTSTFRMVTGDTLPSGGEAILEGHSVAQEPAAAHCRMGYCPQSDAIFELLTGREHLELYARLRGVPEAQVAQTASYGLARLGLPQYADRPAGTYSGGNKRKLATAVALVGDPALVFLDEPTTGMDPGARRFLWNSLLAVVREGRSVVLTSHSMEECEALCTRLAIMVNGRFRCLGSTQHLKGRFGAGHTLTLRVPLSRSKSAADFVAQAFPGAELREAHGGRLRFQLLPGGRCTLALVFGLLAASGAEHGVEDFSVSQTTLEEVFLYFSKDQGKEEDEKETEVGADPVPSPQRPKLITQFLDDHDMAETVL, from the exons ATGGCCTTCTGGACACAGCTGATGCTGCTGCTTTGGAAGAATTTCCTGTATCGCAAGAGGCAGCCG ATCCAACTCTTGGTGGAGTTGTTGTGGCcgctctttctcttcttcatccTGGTGGCCGTTCGCCATTCCCATCCCCCACTCGAGCAGCATGAAT GTCATTTTCCCAACAAGCCGCTGCCTTCAGCGGGCACTATCCCTTGGCTCCAGGGCCTCATCTGCAACGTGAACAACACCTGCTTCCCGTGGCAAACCCCCGGCGAGGAGCCTGGCATCCTCAGCAACTTCAAGGACTCCCT GGTTTCCCGGCTCTTGGCAGATGCTCGCACTGTCCTGGGGGGCCCCAGTGCCCATAGGATGCTGGCTAGCCTGAGAAAACTGAtgcccattctgaaggctgcacGCACAGCGCGAGCAAGTGAGAAGGCGGGACTGTGGCAG GAGTCTCTGGGCTCTGTGCTGGGCCAGGCCCAGGAGTCCATGGGCAGCCTTGTGGAGACTGCAGAGGACATGGCCCAGGAG GTCAACCGAACTTTCCAGGAGCTGGCGCTGTTGAAGGACATCCAGGAGGTGTGGGGGCTGCTGGGACCCCAGCTCTTTAACTTCCTGAACGATAGTGCCAATATCGCCATGCTGCAG AGGCTCCTGCAGATCCAGGACAAGGGAAGGAGGCAGCCAAGACCCGGAGGTGGGGCCAGAGTGGAAGCTCTTCATGCCTTTCTGAATCCCCGCAGCGGTGGCTACAGCTGGCAGAAGGCCCACGCTGATGTGGGACACCTGGCGGTCACACTGGGCCGTGTGATGGAG TGCGTGACTCTGGACAGGCTGGAGGCCGCCCCTTCAGAGGCTGCCCTGGTGGAGCGGGCCCTGAAGCTGCTCTCCGAGCACCGTTTCTGGGCCGGCATCGTTTTTCTGGGGCCTGAGGACTCCCCGGACCCCGCTCAGTCCCCAGGCCCTGGCCACGTGCGCATCAAGATCCGCATGGATATCGATGATGTCACAAGAACCAATAAGATCAAGGACAG GTTTTGGGACCCCGGTCCGGCCGCTGACCCCCTGACGGACCTGCGCTACGTGTGGGGTGGCTTCGTGTACCTGCAGGACCTGCTGGAGCGCGCAGCTGTGCGCGTGCTCACAGGGACCACCCCCCATGCCGGCCTCTACCTCCAGCAGATGCCCTACCCCTGCTACGTGGACGATGC GTTCCTGCGCTTGCTGAGCCGGTCACTGCCACTCTTCCTGACACTGGCTTGGATCTACTCGGTGGCGTTGACGGTGAAGGCCGTGGTGCGTGAGAAGGAGACTCGGCTGCGCTACACGATGCGCGCCATGGGGCTCAGCGCCACTGCACTGTGGCTGGGCTGGTTCCTCAGCTGCCTCGGGCCCTTCCTCCTCAGCACCGCGCTGCTTGTGCTGGTGCTCAAG CTCGGGGACATCCTCCCCTACAGCCACCCGGGGGTGCTGTTCCTGTTCTTGGCGGCTTTCGCTGTGGCCACGGTGGTCCAAAGTTTCTTGCTGAGCGCATTCTTCTCCCGAGCGAACTTGGCAGCCGCCTGCGGGGGTCTTGCCTATTTCGTACTCTATCTGCCCTACGTGCTGTGCGTGGCCTGGAGGGACCAGCTGCCCGTGGGCGGCCGCGTGGCCGCG AGCCTTCTGTCGCCCGTGGCCTTTGGTTTTGGCTGCGAGAGCCTGGCGCTGCTGGAGGAGCAGGGCGAGGGTGCGCAGTGGCACAACATGGGCACCGGGCCTACAGCAGATGTCTTCAGCTTGGCCCAGGTCTCGGGCCTTCTGCTGCTCGATGCCGCTCTCTATGGCCTCGCCACTTGGTACCTGGAGGCGGTGTGCCCAG GCGAGTACGGGATTCCCGAACCATGGAACTTTCCCTTTCGGAGGAGCTACTGGTTTGGGTCTCAGACCCCCAAGGGTCCTGCCCCAATCCTGGCTGTGCAGGACCCCAAGG TGCTGGTGGAGGAGGCACCCCCTGGCCTGATTCCGGGGGTCTCCATACGCGGCCTGGAAAAGCGCTTTCCTGGCAACCCGCAGCCAGCGCTGTGCGGACTCAGCCTGGACTTCTACCAGGGCCACATCACCGCCTTCCTGGGCCACAATGGGGCTGGCAAAACGACCACAAT GTCCATCCTGAGTGGCCTCTTTCCACCCACGGCTGGCTCCGCCTCTGTCCTGGGCCACGACGTCCGGACCAGCATGGCAGCCATCCGGCCCTGCCTGGGTGTCTGCCCGCAGTACAACATACTCTTTGACCT GCTGACTGTGGATGAGCACGTCTGGTTCTATGGGCGGTTGAAGGGTCTGAGCGCAGCTGCCATGGGTCCCGAGCAGGACCGGCTGCTGCAGGACATGGGGCTGATCCCCAAGAGGCATGCACAGACTCATCACCTGTCAG GCGGGATGCAGCGGAAGCTCTCAGTAGCCATTGCCTTTGTGGGTGGCTCCCAAGTTGTTATCCTGGATGAGCCCACAGCTGGTGTAGACCCCACTTCCCGTCGAGGCATCTGGGAGCTGCTGCTCAAATATCGGGAAG GTCGCACACTGATCCTCTCCACCCACCACCTGGATGAGGCGGAGCTGCTGGGAGACAGGGTGGCGATAGTGGCAGGGGGCCGCCTGTGCTGCTGTGGCTCTCCTCTCTTCCTGCGGCGTCACTTGGGCTCCGGATACTACTTGACATTGGCCAAGGGTCCCCCACCCCTGGCCACCAGCAAAAAG GGTGAAACTGGCTTGAAGAACAGCATGGATGCTGGGCAGAAAAGGGAGCCAGGAGGCCAGGCCAGCTCTGCCG GTGCAGCCCAGCTGTGGGCCATAGTGCAGCGCCAAGTGCCCGGCACACGACTGGTCAAGGATCTGCCACATGAACTGGTGCTGGCATTGCCCTACAAGGGCGCCCTGGATGGCAGCTTCGCTGAGCTCTTCCATGATCTGGACCAGCGGCTGGGGGAGCTGGGACTGGCTGGCTATGGGATCTCCGACACTAGCCTGGAGGAG ATCTTCCTGAAGGTGGTGGAAGATTGTGCTGTGGACACAGGCCCAGAGG ATGGTAGGCCCAGGCAAGGTTCGTGCTTGGGTATTTCTCATCCCGACGCGACTAGGCAGCTCCAAGTTCCTCCAGAGGAGACAGCCCTGGAGAATGGGGGGCTGG CTGGCTCTGCCCCTGAGACACAGGCACTACAGGGCTCTGGGCCGGCCACCGCAGGCCGCGTACACAGCTGGGCGCTCACTTGTCAGCAGCTCCGGGCCTTACTTCTCAAGCGTTTCCTGCTTGCCCGCCGCAGCCGCCGTGGCCTGTTTGCCCAG ATTGTGCTGCCTGCCCTCTTTGTGGGCCTGGCACTGGTGTTCAGCCTCATTGCACCCCCGTTTGGATACTACCCGGCTCTGCGGCTGAGCCCCAGCATGTACGGCTCCCAGGTGTCCTTCTTCAG CGATGACACTCCAGGGGACCCTGAACACTCCCGCCTGGTCGAGGCCCTGCTGGAGGAGGCCGGACTGGAGGAGGCTTACCCGAAAAGTAACTCCAGCAG GGCACCAGCATGCACACGGCCTGCCCTCTGCCACTTCTCGGTGCCTGAGGTCCCTGCAGACGTGGCTGAAGTCTTGGCCAGTGGCAACTGGACCCTGGAGTCTCCATcccccgcctgccagtgcagccaGCCTGGTGCCCACCGCCTGCTGCCTGACTGCCCTGCTGCAGCCGGTGGCCCCCCGCCACCCCAGGCACCAACCAGCTCTGGTGAAGTGGTCCAGAACCTAACGGGCCGGAACCTGTCTGACTTCCTGGTCAAGACCTACCCGCGCCTGGTGCGCCAAGG CCTGAAGACCAAGAAATGGGTGAACGAGGTCAG GTATGGGGGCTTCTCCCTTGGGGGCCAAGACCCAGGCCTGCCCTCGGGCTTGGAGGTGGGCCGCTCTGTGGAGGAGCTGCGGGCACTGCTGAACCCCACACCAGGCGAGGCCCTCGACTACCTCCTGAATAACCTCACAGCATGGGCTGTTGGTCTGGACACTCAGGATGGCCTCAAG ATCTGGTTTAACAACAAGGGCTGGCACGCCATGGTGGCCTTTGTAAACCGAGCCAACAACGCTCTCCTACACGCCCACCTGCCACCAGGCCTCTCCCACCATGCCCACAGCATCACCACGCTCAATCACCCCCTGAACCTCACCAAGGAGCAGTTGTCTGAGGCTGCGCT GATGGCCTCCTCAGTGGACGTGCTTGTCTCCATCTGCGTGGTCTTCGCCATGTCCTTTGTCCCGGCCAGCTTCATCCTTGTCCTCATTGACGAGCGTGTCACCCGAGCCAAACACCTGCAGTGCATGGGAGGCCTGCCCCCCACTCTCTACTGGCTTGGCAACTTTCTCTGGGACATG TGTAACTACTTGGTGTCAGCGTGCATCGTGGTGCTCATCTTTTTGGCCTTCCAGCAGAGGGCATATGTGGCCCCTGCCAACCTGCCTGCCCTCCTGCTGTTGCTACTACTGTACGG CTGGTCGATCACGCCACTCATGTACCCAGCCTCCTTCTTCTTCTCTGTGCCCAGCACAGCCTATGTTGTGCTCACCTGCATCAATCTCTTTATTGGTATCAATGGCAGCATGGCCACCTTCGTGCTTGAGCTCTTCTCTGATCAG AAGTTGCAGAAGGTGAGCCGGATCCTGAAACAGGTCTTCCTTATCTTTCCTCACTTCTGCTTGGGTCGGGGCCTCATCGACATGGTGCGGAACCAGGCCATGGCTGATGCCTTTGAGCGCTTGG GAGAGGGGCATTTCCAGTCGCCCCTGCGTTGGGAGGTGGTCGGCAAGAACCTCTTGGCCATGTTCATACAGGGGCCAATCTTCCTCCTCTTTACACTACTGCTTCAGCACCACAACCGCCTCCTACCACA ACCCAGGCTGAGGCCATTACCCGCCCTGGGAGAGGAGGATGAGGATGTGGCCCGTGAGCGGGAACGGGTAGTACAAGGGGCCACCCAGGGGGATGTGTTGGTACTGAGGGACCTGACCAAG GTGTACCCTGGGCAGAGGACGCCAGCTGTTGACCGCCTGTGCCTGGGGATTCCCCCTGGTGAG TGTTTCGGGCTGCTGGGCGTGAACGGAGCAGGGAAAACGTCCACATTCCGCATGGTGACTGGGGACACTCTGCCCAGTGGGGGCGAGGCCATTCTGGAAGGCCACAG CGTGGCCCAGGAACCGGCCGCAGCTCACTGCCGCATGGGCTACTGCCCTCAGTCGGATGCCATCTTCGAGCTGCTGACCGGTCGCGAGCACCTGGAGCTGTATGCACGCCTGCGAGGAGTCCCTGAAGCCCAAGTTGCCCAG ACAGCAAGCTACGGCCTGGCACGCCTGGGCCTCCCTCAGTATGCTGACCGACCTGCGGGCACCTACAGCGGTGGCAACAAGCGGAAGCTGGCGACAGCCGTGGCTCTGGTGGGGGACCCAGCTTTAGTCTTTCTG
- the ABCA7 gene encoding phospholipid-transporting ATPase ABCA7 isoform X10: protein MAFWTQLMLLLWKNFLYRKRQPIQLLVELLWPLFLFFILVAVRHSHPPLEQHECHFPNKPLPSAGTIPWLQGLICNVNNTCFPWQTPGEEPGILSNFKDSLVSRLLADARTVLGGPSAHRMLASLRKLMPILKAARTARASEKAGLWQESLGSVLGQAQESMGSLVETAEDMAQELLELPSLGELWALLQRPHRPGGPLEAVAEALCSARGPSKPGGPSLNWYEASDLKELVGQEPAQALWDNSLSPTCAELTGALDTHPLSRLLWRRLKPLVLGKVLFTPDTPFTRQIMAQVNRTFQELALLKDIQEVWGLLGPQLFNFLNDSANIAMLQRLLQIQDKGRRQPRPGGGARVEALHAFLNPRSGGYSWQKAHADVGHLAVTLGRVMECVTLDRLEAAPSEAALVERALKLLSEHRFWAGIVFLGPEDSPDPAQSPGPGHVRIKIRMDIDDVTRTNKIKDRFWDPGPAADPLTDLRYVWGGFVYLQDLLERAAVRVLTGTTPHAGLYLQQMPYPCYVDDAFLRLLSRSLPLFLTLAWIYSVALTVKAVVREKETRLRYTMRAMGLSATALWLGWFLSCLGPFLLSTALLVLVLKLGDILPYSHPGVLFLFLAAFAVATVVQSFLLSAFFSRANLAAACGGLAYFVLYLPYVLCVAWRDQLPVGGRVAASLLSPVAFGFGCESLALLEEQGEGAQWHNMGTGPTADVFSLAQVSGLLLLDAALYGLATWYLEAVCPGEYGIPEPWNFPFRRSYWFGSQTPKGPAPILAVQDPKVLVEEAPPGLIPGVSIRGLEKRFPGNPQPALCGLSLDFYQGHITAFLGHNGAGKTTTMSILSGLFPPTAGSASVLGHDVRTSMAAIRPCLGVCPQYNILFDLLTVDEHVWFYGRLKGLSAAAMGPEQDRLLQDMGLIPKRHAQTHHLSGGMQRKLSVAIAFVGGSQVVILDEPTAGVDPTSRRGIWELLLKYREGRTLILSTHHLDEAELLGDRVAIVAGGRLCCCGSPLFLRRHLGSGYYLTLAKGPPPLATSKKGETGLKNSMDAGQKREPGGQASSAGAAQLWAIVQRQVPGTRLVKDLPHELVLALPYKGALDGSFAELFHDLDQRLGELGLAGYGISDTSLEEIFLKVVEDCAVDTGPEDGRPRQGSCLGISHPDATRQLQVPPEETALENGGLAGSAPETQALQGSGPATAGRVHSWALTCQQLRALLLKRFLLARRSRRGLFAQIVLPALFVGLALVFSLIAPPFGYYPALRLSPSMYGSQVSFFSDDTPGDPEHSRLVEALLEEAGLEEAYPKSNSSRAPACTRPALCHFSVPEVPADVAEVLASGNWTLESPSPACQCSQPGAHRLLPDCPAAAGGPPPPQAPTSSGEVVQNLTGRNLSDFLVKTYPRLVRQGLKTKKWVNEVRYGGFSLGGQDPGLPSGLEVGRSVEELRALLNPTPGEALDYLLNNLTAWAVGLDTQDGLKIWFNNKGWHAMVAFVNRANNALLHAHLPPGLSHHAHSITTLNHPLNLTKEQLSEAALMASSVDVLVSICVVFAMSFVPASFILVLIDERVTRAKHLQCMGGLPPTLYWLGNFLWDMCNYLVSACIVVLIFLAFQQRAYVAPANLPALLLLLLLYGWSITPLMYPASFFFSVPSTAYVVLTCINLFIGINGSMATFVLELFSDQKLQKVSRILKQVFLIFPHFCLGRGLIDMVRNQAMADAFERLGEGHFQSPLRWEVVGKNLLAMFIQGPIFLLFTLLLQHHNRLLPQPRLRPLPALGEEDEDVARERERVVQGATQGDVLVLRDLTKVYPGQRTPAVDRLCLGIPPGEGSPCPQPSQWKLRNPSQKSEMLGQVSRLL from the exons ATGGCCTTCTGGACACAGCTGATGCTGCTGCTTTGGAAGAATTTCCTGTATCGCAAGAGGCAGCCG ATCCAACTCTTGGTGGAGTTGTTGTGGCcgctctttctcttcttcatccTGGTGGCCGTTCGCCATTCCCATCCCCCACTCGAGCAGCATGAAT GTCATTTTCCCAACAAGCCGCTGCCTTCAGCGGGCACTATCCCTTGGCTCCAGGGCCTCATCTGCAACGTGAACAACACCTGCTTCCCGTGGCAAACCCCCGGCGAGGAGCCTGGCATCCTCAGCAACTTCAAGGACTCCCT GGTTTCCCGGCTCTTGGCAGATGCTCGCACTGTCCTGGGGGGCCCCAGTGCCCATAGGATGCTGGCTAGCCTGAGAAAACTGAtgcccattctgaaggctgcacGCACAGCGCGAGCAAGTGAGAAGGCGGGACTGTGGCAG GAGTCTCTGGGCTCTGTGCTGGGCCAGGCCCAGGAGTCCATGGGCAGCCTTGTGGAGACTGCAGAGGACATGGCCCAGGAG ctcctggagctGCCCAGCCTGGGGGAGCTGTGGGCCCTGCTACAGAGACCCCACAGGCCAGGTGGTCCCCTGGAGGCGGTGGCAGAAGCCCTTTGCAGTGCCAGGGGGCCCAGCAAACCAGGTGGGCCCTCCCTCAACTGGTATGAGGCCAGTGACCTGAAGGAGCTTGTGGGGCAGGAGCCAGCGCAGGCCCTGTGGGACAACAGCCTGA GCCCCACCTGCGCTGAGCTGACGGGGGCCCTGGACACCCACCCCCTATCCCGCCTGCTGTGGAGGCGCCTGAAGCCACTGGTCCTGGGGAAAGTACTGTTCACGCCTGACACACCCTTCACCCGGCAGATCATGGCCCAG GTCAACCGAACTTTCCAGGAGCTGGCGCTGTTGAAGGACATCCAGGAGGTGTGGGGGCTGCTGGGACCCCAGCTCTTTAACTTCCTGAACGATAGTGCCAATATCGCCATGCTGCAG AGGCTCCTGCAGATCCAGGACAAGGGAAGGAGGCAGCCAAGACCCGGAGGTGGGGCCAGAGTGGAAGCTCTTCATGCCTTTCTGAATCCCCGCAGCGGTGGCTACAGCTGGCAGAAGGCCCACGCTGATGTGGGACACCTGGCGGTCACACTGGGCCGTGTGATGGAG TGCGTGACTCTGGACAGGCTGGAGGCCGCCCCTTCAGAGGCTGCCCTGGTGGAGCGGGCCCTGAAGCTGCTCTCCGAGCACCGTTTCTGGGCCGGCATCGTTTTTCTGGGGCCTGAGGACTCCCCGGACCCCGCTCAGTCCCCAGGCCCTGGCCACGTGCGCATCAAGATCCGCATGGATATCGATGATGTCACAAGAACCAATAAGATCAAGGACAG GTTTTGGGACCCCGGTCCGGCCGCTGACCCCCTGACGGACCTGCGCTACGTGTGGGGTGGCTTCGTGTACCTGCAGGACCTGCTGGAGCGCGCAGCTGTGCGCGTGCTCACAGGGACCACCCCCCATGCCGGCCTCTACCTCCAGCAGATGCCCTACCCCTGCTACGTGGACGATGC GTTCCTGCGCTTGCTGAGCCGGTCACTGCCACTCTTCCTGACACTGGCTTGGATCTACTCGGTGGCGTTGACGGTGAAGGCCGTGGTGCGTGAGAAGGAGACTCGGCTGCGCTACACGATGCGCGCCATGGGGCTCAGCGCCACTGCACTGTGGCTGGGCTGGTTCCTCAGCTGCCTCGGGCCCTTCCTCCTCAGCACCGCGCTGCTTGTGCTGGTGCTCAAG CTCGGGGACATCCTCCCCTACAGCCACCCGGGGGTGCTGTTCCTGTTCTTGGCGGCTTTCGCTGTGGCCACGGTGGTCCAAAGTTTCTTGCTGAGCGCATTCTTCTCCCGAGCGAACTTGGCAGCCGCCTGCGGGGGTCTTGCCTATTTCGTACTCTATCTGCCCTACGTGCTGTGCGTGGCCTGGAGGGACCAGCTGCCCGTGGGCGGCCGCGTGGCCGCG AGCCTTCTGTCGCCCGTGGCCTTTGGTTTTGGCTGCGAGAGCCTGGCGCTGCTGGAGGAGCAGGGCGAGGGTGCGCAGTGGCACAACATGGGCACCGGGCCTACAGCAGATGTCTTCAGCTTGGCCCAGGTCTCGGGCCTTCTGCTGCTCGATGCCGCTCTCTATGGCCTCGCCACTTGGTACCTGGAGGCGGTGTGCCCAG GCGAGTACGGGATTCCCGAACCATGGAACTTTCCCTTTCGGAGGAGCTACTGGTTTGGGTCTCAGACCCCCAAGGGTCCTGCCCCAATCCTGGCTGTGCAGGACCCCAAGG TGCTGGTGGAGGAGGCACCCCCTGGCCTGATTCCGGGGGTCTCCATACGCGGCCTGGAAAAGCGCTTTCCTGGCAACCCGCAGCCAGCGCTGTGCGGACTCAGCCTGGACTTCTACCAGGGCCACATCACCGCCTTCCTGGGCCACAATGGGGCTGGCAAAACGACCACAAT GTCCATCCTGAGTGGCCTCTTTCCACCCACGGCTGGCTCCGCCTCTGTCCTGGGCCACGACGTCCGGACCAGCATGGCAGCCATCCGGCCCTGCCTGGGTGTCTGCCCGCAGTACAACATACTCTTTGACCT GCTGACTGTGGATGAGCACGTCTGGTTCTATGGGCGGTTGAAGGGTCTGAGCGCAGCTGCCATGGGTCCCGAGCAGGACCGGCTGCTGCAGGACATGGGGCTGATCCCCAAGAGGCATGCACAGACTCATCACCTGTCAG GCGGGATGCAGCGGAAGCTCTCAGTAGCCATTGCCTTTGTGGGTGGCTCCCAAGTTGTTATCCTGGATGAGCCCACAGCTGGTGTAGACCCCACTTCCCGTCGAGGCATCTGGGAGCTGCTGCTCAAATATCGGGAAG GTCGCACACTGATCCTCTCCACCCACCACCTGGATGAGGCGGAGCTGCTGGGAGACAGGGTGGCGATAGTGGCAGGGGGCCGCCTGTGCTGCTGTGGCTCTCCTCTCTTCCTGCGGCGTCACTTGGGCTCCGGATACTACTTGACATTGGCCAAGGGTCCCCCACCCCTGGCCACCAGCAAAAAG GGTGAAACTGGCTTGAAGAACAGCATGGATGCTGGGCAGAAAAGGGAGCCAGGAGGCCAGGCCAGCTCTGCCG GTGCAGCCCAGCTGTGGGCCATAGTGCAGCGCCAAGTGCCCGGCACACGACTGGTCAAGGATCTGCCACATGAACTGGTGCTGGCATTGCCCTACAAGGGCGCCCTGGATGGCAGCTTCGCTGAGCTCTTCCATGATCTGGACCAGCGGCTGGGGGAGCTGGGACTGGCTGGCTATGGGATCTCCGACACTAGCCTGGAGGAG ATCTTCCTGAAGGTGGTGGAAGATTGTGCTGTGGACACAGGCCCAGAGG ATGGTAGGCCCAGGCAAGGTTCGTGCTTGGGTATTTCTCATCCCGACGCGACTAGGCAGCTCCAAGTTCCTCCAGAGGAGACAGCCCTGGAGAATGGGGGGCTGG CTGGCTCTGCCCCTGAGACACAGGCACTACAGGGCTCTGGGCCGGCCACCGCAGGCCGCGTACACAGCTGGGCGCTCACTTGTCAGCAGCTCCGGGCCTTACTTCTCAAGCGTTTCCTGCTTGCCCGCCGCAGCCGCCGTGGCCTGTTTGCCCAG ATTGTGCTGCCTGCCCTCTTTGTGGGCCTGGCACTGGTGTTCAGCCTCATTGCACCCCCGTTTGGATACTACCCGGCTCTGCGGCTGAGCCCCAGCATGTACGGCTCCCAGGTGTCCTTCTTCAG CGATGACACTCCAGGGGACCCTGAACACTCCCGCCTGGTCGAGGCCCTGCTGGAGGAGGCCGGACTGGAGGAGGCTTACCCGAAAAGTAACTCCAGCAG GGCACCAGCATGCACACGGCCTGCCCTCTGCCACTTCTCGGTGCCTGAGGTCCCTGCAGACGTGGCTGAAGTCTTGGCCAGTGGCAACTGGACCCTGGAGTCTCCATcccccgcctgccagtgcagccaGCCTGGTGCCCACCGCCTGCTGCCTGACTGCCCTGCTGCAGCCGGTGGCCCCCCGCCACCCCAGGCACCAACCAGCTCTGGTGAAGTGGTCCAGAACCTAACGGGCCGGAACCTGTCTGACTTCCTGGTCAAGACCTACCCGCGCCTGGTGCGCCAAGG CCTGAAGACCAAGAAATGGGTGAACGAGGTCAG GTATGGGGGCTTCTCCCTTGGGGGCCAAGACCCAGGCCTGCCCTCGGGCTTGGAGGTGGGCCGCTCTGTGGAGGAGCTGCGGGCACTGCTGAACCCCACACCAGGCGAGGCCCTCGACTACCTCCTGAATAACCTCACAGCATGGGCTGTTGGTCTGGACACTCAGGATGGCCTCAAG ATCTGGTTTAACAACAAGGGCTGGCACGCCATGGTGGCCTTTGTAAACCGAGCCAACAACGCTCTCCTACACGCCCACCTGCCACCAGGCCTCTCCCACCATGCCCACAGCATCACCACGCTCAATCACCCCCTGAACCTCACCAAGGAGCAGTTGTCTGAGGCTGCGCT GATGGCCTCCTCAGTGGACGTGCTTGTCTCCATCTGCGTGGTCTTCGCCATGTCCTTTGTCCCGGCCAGCTTCATCCTTGTCCTCATTGACGAGCGTGTCACCCGAGCCAAACACCTGCAGTGCATGGGAGGCCTGCCCCCCACTCTCTACTGGCTTGGCAACTTTCTCTGGGACATG TGTAACTACTTGGTGTCAGCGTGCATCGTGGTGCTCATCTTTTTGGCCTTCCAGCAGAGGGCATATGTGGCCCCTGCCAACCTGCCTGCCCTCCTGCTGTTGCTACTACTGTACGG CTGGTCGATCACGCCACTCATGTACCCAGCCTCCTTCTTCTTCTCTGTGCCCAGCACAGCCTATGTTGTGCTCACCTGCATCAATCTCTTTATTGGTATCAATGGCAGCATGGCCACCTTCGTGCTTGAGCTCTTCTCTGATCAG AAGTTGCAGAAGGTGAGCCGGATCCTGAAACAGGTCTTCCTTATCTTTCCTCACTTCTGCTTGGGTCGGGGCCTCATCGACATGGTGCGGAACCAGGCCATGGCTGATGCCTTTGAGCGCTTGG GAGAGGGGCATTTCCAGTCGCCCCTGCGTTGGGAGGTGGTCGGCAAGAACCTCTTGGCCATGTTCATACAGGGGCCAATCTTCCTCCTCTTTACACTACTGCTTCAGCACCACAACCGCCTCCTACCACA ACCCAGGCTGAGGCCATTACCCGCCCTGGGAGAGGAGGATGAGGATGTGGCCCGTGAGCGGGAACGGGTAGTACAAGGGGCCACCCAGGGGGATGTGTTGGTACTGAGGGACCTGACCAAG GTGTACCCTGGGCAGAGGACGCCAGCTGTTGACCGCCTGTGCCTGGGGATTCCCCCTGGTGAG GGATCCCCTTGCCCACAGCCCTCCCAGTGGAAGCTGAGAAACCCGTCTCAGAAGTCAGAAATGCTGGGACAAGTGTCCAGGCTTCTATGA